Proteins found in one Nitrospirota bacterium genomic segment:
- a CDS encoding DUF488 family protein — translation MCDLNVVINKETPNSCLAQEPKFYQGINRLVEGLKNYLVAMMCAEKDPIVCHRTIIICRNLRSKDIEIKYILGDGKIENNVDFEHRLLEMSKLPQHDLFRSDKDLIEQAYDFQGEKIVYMRSSYEKDNKNTGDIGHKAGAGRG, via the coding sequence TTGTGTGACTTAAATGTAGTAATAAATAAGGAGACACCAAATAGTTGTCTTGCCCAGGAACCCAAGTTTTATCAAGGGATTAACCGGCTCGTTGAGGGTCTTAAGAATTACCTTGTTGCCATGATGTGTGCAGAAAAGGATCCTATTGTGTGCCATAGGACAATTATAATCTGTAGAAATCTGCGCTCTAAAGACATCGAAATCAAATATATTCTTGGAGATGGCAAGATAGAAAATAATGTTGACTTTGAACATAGACTTTTGGAGATGTCAAAGCTTCCCCAACATGATTTATTCAGAAGCGATAAAGATCTTATTGAGCAGGCATATGATTTTCAGGGTGAAAAGATTGTATATATGAGAAGTTCTTATGAGAAAGATAACAAGAATACAGGAGATATTGGACATAAAGCAGGCGCAGGCAGAGGTTAA
- a CDS encoding Txe/YoeB family addiction module toxin has protein sequence MQGIGKPEKLKHQLSGCWSRRIDEEHRLVYQVLDEKIRILSCRYHY, from the coding sequence ATTCAGGGCATAGGAAAACCTGAAAAACTCAAGCATCAGCTATCCGGTTGCTGGTCAAGGCGCATAGATGAGGAACACCGCCTTGTCTATCAGGTATTGGATGAAAAGATCCGGATACTATCGTGCAGGTATCACTACTAA